The proteins below come from a single Edaphobacter acidisoli genomic window:
- the ilvD gene encoding dihydroxy-acid dehydratase, with translation MSNVDPKQHSRVLTEGPNRAAARAMLRGVGFSKEDLHKPIIGIANTWTEIGPCNFHLRDIAEAVKEGIREAGGTPMEFNTVTISDGITMGTEGMKASLISREVIADSIELVTRGNSFDGLVCIAGCDKNMPGAIMALARLDIPGMMLYGGSIAPGHMHVAADGKTPEPGSSKEIDITIQQVFEAIGAHAAGKISDAQLEEVEATACPGPGACGGQFTANTMAMSGEFLGISPIQLTGVPAMSADKHAASREAGKLVMDLVRSGLKPSQIITQQSLEDAIAAVCASGGSTNAVLHLIAIAHELQIPITMDDFDRISEKTPFICDLQPGGKYVAKDYQDAGGSRLLAKRLLDKGLLHGKTPTVTGKTIREEAATAHETPGQVIIREWSSPLKPTGGLVILKGNLAPDGCVIKVAGHERLFHQGPARVFNSEDACFEAVEHGKINPSDVLVIRYEGPRGGPGMREMLAVTAAIKGIPELSETVALLTDGRFSGATRGLMAGHVAPEAQLGGPIAAVREGDTITFDIPNRELRLEVPAEEIAKRLKEVKQPEPRFKRGVFAKYTNTVSSASQGAVTT, from the coding sequence ATGAGCAACGTTGATCCCAAACAGCACTCCCGAGTCCTCACCGAAGGCCCCAACCGCGCCGCGGCCCGCGCCATGCTGCGCGGCGTAGGCTTCAGCAAAGAAGATCTGCACAAGCCCATCATCGGCATCGCCAACACCTGGACTGAGATCGGCCCCTGCAACTTCCACCTCCGCGACATCGCCGAGGCCGTCAAAGAAGGCATCCGCGAGGCAGGCGGCACGCCGATGGAGTTCAACACCGTCACCATCTCCGACGGCATCACCATGGGCACCGAAGGCATGAAAGCCTCGCTCATCTCGCGCGAGGTCATCGCCGACAGCATCGAACTCGTCACGCGTGGCAACTCCTTCGACGGCCTCGTCTGCATCGCCGGCTGCGACAAAAACATGCCCGGAGCCATCATGGCGCTCGCCCGCCTCGACATCCCCGGCATGATGCTCTACGGCGGCTCCATCGCGCCCGGCCACATGCACGTCGCCGCGGACGGCAAGACACCCGAGCCCGGCTCCTCCAAGGAAATCGACATCACCATCCAGCAGGTCTTCGAAGCCATCGGCGCGCACGCCGCCGGCAAAATCTCCGACGCGCAGCTCGAAGAGGTCGAAGCCACCGCGTGTCCCGGCCCCGGAGCCTGCGGCGGGCAGTTCACCGCCAACACCATGGCGATGTCCGGCGAGTTCCTCGGCATCTCGCCCATCCAGCTCACCGGCGTCCCCGCCATGTCCGCGGACAAGCACGCAGCCTCACGCGAAGCCGGCAAGCTCGTCATGGACCTCGTCCGCAGCGGCCTCAAGCCATCCCAGATCATCACGCAGCAGTCGCTCGAAGACGCCATCGCCGCAGTCTGCGCCTCGGGCGGTTCGACCAACGCCGTGCTGCACCTCATCGCCATCGCGCACGAACTCCAAATCCCCATCACCATGGACGACTTCGACCGCATCAGCGAGAAGACGCCCTTCATCTGCGACCTCCAGCCCGGCGGCAAGTACGTCGCCAAGGACTACCAGGACGCAGGTGGCTCGCGCCTCCTCGCCAAACGCCTCCTCGACAAGGGCCTGCTCCACGGCAAAACCCCGACCGTCACCGGCAAAACAATCCGCGAAGAAGCAGCCACAGCGCACGAGACACCCGGCCAGGTCATCATCCGCGAGTGGTCGTCGCCGCTCAAGCCCACCGGCGGCCTCGTCATCCTCAAGGGCAACCTCGCGCCCGACGGCTGCGTCATCAAAGTCGCCGGCCACGAGCGCCTCTTCCACCAGGGCCCTGCGCGCGTCTTCAACTCAGAAGACGCCTGCTTCGAGGCCGTCGAGCACGGCAAGATCAACCCCTCCGACGTCCTCGTCATCCGCTACGAAGGCCCGCGCGGAGGCCCAGGCATGCGCGAGATGCTCGCCGTCACCGCAGCCATCAAGGGCATTCCCGAGCTCTCGGAAACAGTCGCTCTCTTAACAGACGGCCGCTTCAGCGGAGCCACGCGCGGCCTCATGGCCGGCCACGTCGCCCCCGAAGCCCAGCTCGGAGGCCCCATCGCCGCCGTCCGCGAAGGCGACACCATCACCTTCGACATCCCGAACCGCGAGCTTCGCCTCGAAGTCCCAGCCGAAGAGATCGCCAAGCGCCTCAAAGAAGTCAAGCAACCCGAACCCCGCTTCAAGCGCGGAGTCTTCGCCAAGTACACCAACACTGTCAGCAGCGCATCACAAGGAGCCGTCACTACGTAG
- a CDS encoding sensor histidine kinase, translating to MSSSTVNQLHGPVRRPAIATTGSFEATLPPLPETTVFAGPPAAPTPVAEIVAALRTIVQLEGLTETEYTWLATHGTERIGDDRALLFRENDPADSMVFLLKGEVHVRRRKTGPMALFIGRAGQMTGKLPFSRMKNYGGDGYASGPVWALDIHESLFPAMLEAIPSMAQRCVSHLLDRVREVTRMEQQAEKLSALGKLAANLAHELNNPASAAQRSAASLFGELREYGEQKYRLGNLCLTEEETRSYKNWVRDTRIRMSAYSSTCKAPHSPLALTDREEMITRWLEQHHIPSPWSIAPALAETSLPIDRLDELAAVIKPDILPVAVATVASSLRVERMAETVVDSTVRIFDLISAIKDYSYMDQAPIQDVDLAQSLENTLVMFNSRLNDIVVETDFDPTLPPVSAYGSELNQVWTALIENALDAMNDSGTLRLCTKLTGQFALVEVWNSGPEIDPAIRSRIFEPFFTTKAPGRGLGLGLDTAQRIVSKHSGFVSVESKPGATCFQVRLPLDRAEAY from the coding sequence TTGTCCTCTAGCACCGTCAACCAGTTGCATGGTCCAGTAAGGAGGCCCGCGATCGCCACCACAGGTAGCTTCGAAGCCACACTCCCCCCTCTGCCCGAGACGACAGTCTTTGCCGGTCCGCCCGCCGCTCCCACGCCGGTCGCAGAGATCGTAGCCGCGCTCCGCACCATCGTCCAGCTCGAAGGCCTCACCGAGACCGAATACACCTGGCTCGCCACCCACGGCACCGAGCGCATCGGCGACGACCGCGCCCTGCTCTTCCGCGAAAACGACCCAGCCGACAGCATGGTCTTCCTGCTCAAGGGCGAAGTTCACGTGCGCCGCCGCAAGACCGGGCCCATGGCGCTCTTCATCGGCCGCGCCGGACAGATGACCGGCAAGCTTCCCTTCTCGCGCATGAAAAACTACGGCGGAGATGGCTACGCATCCGGCCCCGTCTGGGCGCTCGACATCCACGAGTCACTCTTCCCTGCAATGCTCGAAGCCATCCCGTCGATGGCACAGCGCTGCGTCTCCCACCTGCTCGACCGCGTCCGCGAAGTCACGCGCATGGAGCAGCAGGCCGAAAAACTTAGCGCCCTCGGCAAGCTCGCAGCCAACCTCGCCCACGAGCTCAACAATCCAGCCTCCGCCGCGCAGCGCTCCGCCGCCTCGCTCTTCGGCGAGCTGCGCGAGTACGGCGAGCAGAAGTACCGCCTCGGCAACCTCTGTCTCACCGAAGAAGAGACGCGGAGCTACAAGAACTGGGTCCGCGACACACGCATCCGCATGTCCGCATACTCCAGCACCTGTAAAGCCCCACACAGTCCGCTCGCCCTCACCGACCGCGAGGAGATGATCACCCGCTGGCTCGAACAGCACCACATCCCCAGCCCGTGGTCCATCGCTCCGGCACTGGCAGAGACCTCGCTGCCCATCGACCGGCTCGACGAGCTCGCCGCCGTCATCAAGCCCGACATTCTCCCCGTCGCCGTCGCCACCGTCGCCAGCTCCCTACGCGTCGAGCGCATGGCCGAAACCGTCGTCGACTCCACCGTCCGCATCTTCGACCTCATCAGCGCCATCAAGGACTACTCCTACATGGACCAGGCGCCCATCCAGGACGTAGACCTCGCGCAGTCGCTCGAAAACACGCTGGTCATGTTCAACTCGCGCCTCAACGACATCGTCGTCGAAACCGACTTCGATCCCACACTCCCGCCGGTCAGCGCCTACGGCAGCGAGCTCAACCAGGTCTGGACCGCCCTGATCGAAAACGCGCTCGACGCCATGAACGACAGCGGCACGCTCCGTCTCTGTACCAAACTCACCGGCCAGTTCGCGCTGGTCGAGGTGTGGAACTCCGGCCCGGAGATCGACCCGGCCATCCGCTCCCGCATCTTCGAGCCCTTCTTCACCACCAAAGCCCCCGGCCGTGGCCTGGGACTCGGCCTCGACACCGCACAACGCATTGTCAGCAAACACTCCGGCTTCGTCTCCGTCGAATCCAAACCCGGAGCTACCTGCTTCCAGGTGCGCCTGCCACTCGACCGAGCCGAAGCATATTGA
- the leuC gene encoding 3-isopropylmalate dehydratase large subunit: MSTAPKTLFEKVWQQHVVAEPVSNGVAEPTILYIDLHLVHEVTSPQAFDGLRMAGRKLRRPDRTLATVDHNVPTTSAQDRLVIADQTSAAQVNALRKNCAEFGVEFFDVQDRDQGIVHMIGPELGATKPGMTIVCGDSHTSTHGAFGALAFGIGTSEVEHVMATQTLPQSKPKTFRITVDGALPFGVTAKDIILDIIGKIGTDGATGYVVEYAGSAIRALSMEGRMTICNMSIEAGARAGMIAPDETTFAYLKGRRFVPQGAAWDEAVAHWRTLPTEEGATFDRELHIDAATLAPAVTWGTSPGMTTTIASKVPALADAKTEADRKSFERAYEYMGLTPGTPIEEIKIDTVFLGSCTNGRIEDLRAAAAVVKGHHVAAKIRALVVPGSQAVKHQAESEGLDVIFKTAGFEWREPGCSMCLGMNPDILQPGERCASTSNRNFEGRQGRGGRTHLVSPEMAAAAAITGHFTDIRKWKK, from the coding sequence ATGAGCACCGCACCCAAAACACTCTTCGAAAAAGTCTGGCAGCAGCACGTCGTAGCCGAGCCCGTATCCAATGGTGTAGCCGAGCCGACCATCCTCTACATCGACCTCCACCTGGTCCACGAAGTCACCAGCCCGCAGGCATTCGACGGCCTCCGCATGGCTGGCCGCAAGCTGCGCCGCCCCGACCGCACCCTCGCCACGGTGGACCACAACGTCCCCACGACGAGCGCGCAGGACCGCCTCGTCATCGCCGACCAGACCTCTGCCGCGCAGGTCAACGCGCTCCGCAAAAACTGCGCCGAGTTCGGCGTCGAGTTCTTCGACGTGCAGGACCGCGACCAGGGCATCGTCCACATGATCGGCCCCGAGCTGGGCGCAACCAAGCCCGGCATGACCATCGTCTGCGGCGACTCGCACACCTCCACGCATGGCGCATTCGGCGCGCTCGCGTTCGGCATCGGCACCAGCGAAGTCGAGCACGTCATGGCCACGCAGACGCTGCCGCAGTCGAAGCCCAAAACCTTCCGCATCACCGTCGACGGCGCGCTCCCCTTCGGTGTCACCGCCAAGGACATCATCCTCGACATCATCGGCAAGATTGGCACCGACGGAGCCACCGGCTACGTCGTCGAGTACGCCGGCTCCGCCATCCGCGCGCTCTCGATGGAAGGCCGCATGACCATCTGCAACATGTCGATCGAGGCAGGCGCACGCGCAGGCATGATCGCCCCCGACGAGACCACCTTCGCCTATCTCAAAGGCCGCCGCTTCGTGCCGCAAGGCGCAGCTTGGGACGAGGCAGTCGCCCACTGGCGCACCCTCCCCACCGAAGAAGGCGCAACGTTCGACCGCGAGCTGCACATCGATGCCGCCACGCTCGCGCCCGCCGTCACCTGGGGCACATCGCCCGGCATGACCACGACCATCGCCAGCAAGGTCCCCGCGCTCGCCGACGCCAAGACCGAAGCAGACCGCAAGAGCTTCGAGCGCGCCTACGAGTACATGGGCCTCACCCCCGGCACGCCGATCGAAGAGATCAAGATCGACACCGTATTCCTCGGCTCCTGCACCAACGGCCGCATCGAAGACCTCCGCGCCGCCGCCGCCGTCGTCAAAGGCCACCACGTCGCAGCAAAAATCCGCGCGCTCGTCGTCCCCGGCTCGCAGGCCGTCAAGCACCAGGCCGAATCCGAAGGCCTCGACGTCATCTTCAAAACCGCAGGCTTCGAGTGGCGCGAGCCCGGCTGCTCGATGTGCCTCGGCATGAACCCGGACATCCTGCAACCCGGCGAACGCTGCGCCTCGACCAGCAACCGCAACTTCGAAGGCCGCCAGGGCCGCGGAGGCCGCACCCACCTCGTCAGCCCCGAGATGGCCGCCGCCGCCGCCATCACCGGCCACTTCACCGACATCCGCAAATGGAAGAAATAG
- a CDS encoding thiamine pyrophosphate-binding protein, whose protein sequence is MADTKNQHPTLTGSEIIWATLVGEGVDKVFGYPGGAILPAYDALRKFPIHHILTRHEQGAAHMADGYARASGKVGVCIATSGPGATNLVTGIATAMLDSIPIVAITGQVSSKVLGSDAFQEVDITGITLPITKHNFLVTRAEDIAPTLRAAFQIAKSGRPGPVLVDITKDAQQNSAIYDFAAAAPAPYRPHPMLRAESASIVQAIELIKAAKKPVILAGHGITLSGAEREVIRFAEQLHIPVAGTLLGLGSFPAAHPLSLGMMGMHGESWVNNAIQQSDLLLAFGMRFDDRVTGTLSTYAPNAKKIHIEIDPSEINKNVRADVALIGDLKEVLTTLLSLIPQPSSELSSFREAGGPAVNAAKPGAPGPDSGSWDRTAVDAWLKQINTSKGDAAVRDIINLPDNGHLYAAHVINDIWREAHAAGRADQTIIVTDVGQHQMWEAQYYKHDSPRTLITSGGLGTMGFALPAAIGAKVACPEKDVWVIAGDGGFQMTAAELSTIVQEKLAINIAVINNGFLGMVRQWQEAFYDKNYAASPILSPDFVALAGAHGIDGATVKKRKDVTSTVTKSRTSGKPFLINFQVEKEDGVYPMIAPGSALHEMVRRPQKDPLLETAEDE, encoded by the coding sequence ATGGCCGACACCAAAAATCAACACCCCACCCTCACCGGTTCCGAGATCATCTGGGCCACGCTCGTAGGCGAAGGCGTCGACAAGGTCTTCGGCTATCCCGGCGGAGCCATCCTGCCCGCCTACGACGCGCTGCGCAAGTTCCCCATCCACCACATCCTCACGCGCCACGAGCAGGGCGCCGCGCACATGGCCGACGGCTACGCCCGCGCCTCCGGCAAGGTCGGCGTCTGCATCGCCACCAGCGGCCCGGGCGCAACCAACCTCGTCACCGGCATCGCCACCGCCATGCTCGACTCGATACCCATCGTCGCCATCACCGGACAGGTCTCCTCAAAAGTCCTCGGCTCCGACGCCTTCCAGGAAGTCGACATCACCGGCATCACCCTGCCCATCACCAAGCACAACTTCCTCGTCACGCGCGCCGAAGACATCGCGCCCACGCTCCGCGCCGCCTTCCAGATAGCCAAATCCGGACGCCCCGGCCCCGTGCTCGTCGACATCACCAAAGACGCGCAGCAGAACTCCGCCATCTACGACTTCGCCGCCGCCGCGCCCGCGCCCTACCGCCCGCACCCCATGCTGCGCGCCGAGTCCGCCTCCATCGTCCAGGCCATCGAGCTCATCAAAGCTGCAAAGAAGCCCGTCATCCTCGCCGGCCACGGCATCACGCTCTCCGGCGCCGAGCGCGAAGTCATCCGCTTCGCCGAGCAGCTCCACATCCCCGTCGCCGGCACGCTGCTTGGCCTCGGCAGCTTCCCTGCCGCGCACCCGCTCTCGCTCGGCATGATGGGCATGCACGGCGAATCCTGGGTCAACAACGCCATCCAGCAGTCCGACCTGCTCCTCGCCTTCGGCATGCGCTTCGACGACCGCGTCACCGGCACGCTCAGCACCTACGCGCCCAACGCCAAGAAGATCCACATCGAAATCGACCCCTCCGAGATCAACAAAAACGTTCGCGCCGACGTGGCCCTCATCGGCGACCTCAAAGAAGTCCTCACCACTCTACTCTCCCTCATCCCGCAGCCCTCCTCAGAGTTGTCATCCTTCCGCGAAGCGGGAGGACCTGCTGTTAATGCTGCTAAGCCGGGTGCCCCAGGTCCCGACTCTGGGTCCTGGGACCGCACCGCCGTAGACGCCTGGCTCAAGCAGATCAACACCAGCAAAGGCGACGCCGCCGTCCGCGACATCATCAACCTGCCCGACAACGGCCATCTCTACGCGGCGCACGTCATCAACGACATCTGGCGCGAAGCCCACGCCGCCGGCCGCGCCGACCAGACCATCATCGTCACCGACGTAGGCCAGCACCAGATGTGGGAGGCCCAGTACTACAAGCACGACTCGCCGCGCACGCTCATCACCTCCGGCGGCCTCGGCACGATGGGCTTCGCCCTACCCGCAGCCATCGGCGCAAAGGTCGCGTGCCCGGAAAAAGACGTCTGGGTCATCGCCGGCGACGGCGGCTTCCAGATGACCGCCGCCGAGCTTTCGACCATCGTGCAGGAGAAGCTCGCCATCAACATCGCCGTCATCAACAACGGCTTCCTCGGCATGGTGCGCCAGTGGCAGGAGGCCTTCTACGACAAGAACTACGCCGCCAGCCCCATCCTCTCGCCCGACTTCGTAGCCCTCGCCGGAGCGCACGGCATCGACGGCGCAACCGTAAAGAAGCGCAAGGATGTAACTTCGACAGTTACAAAATCCCGCACCAGCGGCAAACCATTCCTCATCAACTTCCAGGTAGAAAAAGAAGACGGCGTCTACCCAATGATCGCCCCCGGCAGCGCCCTCCACGAGATGGTCCGCCGCCCGCAAAAAGACCCCCTCCTCGAAACCGCGGAGGATGAATAG
- the ilvN gene encoding acetolactate synthase small subunit encodes MLHTFVALVDDKPGVLTRVASLFRRLSINIVSLTVGESEHPDTSRMTIVCEAPEHAADRIRASLYKLEITRHVDEVGRSEAVIRELCLIKVAAGPNEPNGLHSRSQIFELANVFRARVVDLAPDSIMLEMTGSSSKIEGLIQVLRESGYTILEVSRTGRMAMRRGHHTSRVLKALGTPNGDAEPAHPSRRKTDIIPNQFPNVHEEEAD; translated from the coding sequence ATGCTCCACACCTTCGTAGCCCTCGTAGACGACAAACCCGGCGTCCTCACGCGCGTCGCCTCGCTCTTCCGCCGCCTCAGCATCAACATCGTCTCGCTCACCGTCGGCGAGAGCGAACACCCCGACACCTCGCGCATGACCATCGTCTGCGAGGCCCCCGAGCACGCCGCCGACCGCATCCGCGCCTCGCTCTACAAGCTCGAGATCACCCGCCACGTCGACGAGGTCGGCCGCAGCGAAGCCGTCATCCGCGAGCTCTGCCTCATCAAGGTCGCAGCCGGTCCCAACGAGCCCAACGGCCTGCACTCGCGCTCACAAATATTCGAGCTGGCCAACGTCTTCCGCGCCCGCGTCGTCGATCTCGCGCCCGACTCCATCATGCTCGAGATGACCGGCAGCTCCAGCAAGATCGAAGGCCTCATCCAGGTCCTGCGCGAATCCGGCTACACCATCCTCGAAGTCTCCCGCACCGGACGCATGGCGATGCGCCGCGGCCACCACACCAGCCGCGTCCTCAAAGCCCTCGGCACACCCAACGGCGACGCCGAACCCGCACACCCATCCCGACGCAAAACCGACATCATCCCCAACCAGTTCCCAAACGTCCACGAAGAAGAAGCCGACTGA
- the leuD gene encoding 3-isopropylmalate dehydratase small subunit: MEPINILTSKAVPLPLPNIDTDQIIPKQFLKRIERTGYGEFLFFDWRYDLDTPDHVEERKDFVLNKPEYKGAQILIAERNFGCGSSREHAAWAIQQYGFRAVIAPTFADIFFSNAGKNGIILCRLTEEEVQELLARCTKNPDHKLTISLVDQTVTDAEGFHAKFDIDPFRKYCLLNGLDDIGLTLRHKESLDKFEKQHDKDFWSTPKAGTAA, translated from the coding sequence ATGGAACCCATCAACATCCTCACCTCAAAAGCCGTCCCGCTGCCGCTGCCCAACATCGACACGGACCAGATCATCCCCAAGCAGTTCCTCAAGCGCATCGAGCGCACCGGCTACGGCGAGTTCCTCTTCTTCGACTGGCGCTACGACCTCGACACGCCCGACCACGTCGAGGAGCGCAAGGACTTCGTCCTCAACAAGCCCGAGTACAAGGGCGCGCAGATCCTCATCGCCGAGCGCAACTTCGGCTGCGGCAGCTCGCGCGAACACGCCGCCTGGGCCATCCAGCAGTACGGCTTCCGCGCCGTCATCGCCCCCACCTTCGCCGACATCTTCTTCTCGAACGCAGGCAAGAACGGCATCATCCTCTGCCGCCTCACCGAAGAAGAAGTGCAGGAGCTTCTCGCCCGCTGCACCAAAAATCCAGACCACAAGCTCACCATCTCGCTCGTTGACCAGACCGTCACCGACGCCGAAGGCTTCCACGCAAAATTCGACATCGACCCATTCCGCAAATACTGCCTGCTGAACGGCCTCGACGACATCGGCCTGACCCTGCGCCACAAAGAATCTCTCGACAAGTTCGAGAAGCAACACGACAAAGACTTCTGGTCTACACCCAAAGCCGGGACCGCCGCATGA
- the ilvC gene encoding ketol-acid reductoisomerase → MAKAYHDQDADLSLIQAKKVAIIGYGSQGHAHALNLKDSGVDVRVGLRPDSANADRARKAGLQVGTVAEVSKWADVIMNLTPDQTAAKVYHADIEPNLAPGKTLMFAHGFNIRFRTINPPAGVDVSMVAPKAPGHRVREVFTEGGGVPGLVAVEQDASGNALALALSYAKGIGCTRAGVLETTFTEETETDLFGEQAVLCGGTSALVKAGFETLVEAGYQPELAYFEVLHELKLIVDLMYRGGLEYMRYSISDTAEWGDYVTGPRIVTAETKKAMKDVLSDIQSGKFAERFIADQNSGRKEFEAFRAKERGHQIEKVGADLRKSMPFLDPVVVKDGAVVKA, encoded by the coding sequence ATGGCAAAGGCATACCACGATCAAGACGCAGACCTCTCCCTCATCCAGGCGAAAAAAGTCGCCATCATCGGCTACGGCTCTCAGGGCCACGCCCACGCGCTCAACCTCAAGGACTCCGGCGTCGACGTCCGCGTAGGCCTGCGCCCCGACTCCGCCAACGCCGACCGCGCCCGCAAAGCAGGCCTCCAGGTCGGCACTGTCGCCGAAGTGTCCAAGTGGGCCGACGTCATCATGAACCTCACGCCCGACCAGACCGCCGCGAAGGTCTATCACGCCGACATCGAGCCCAACCTCGCTCCCGGCAAGACCCTCATGTTCGCGCACGGCTTCAACATCCGCTTCCGCACCATCAATCCGCCCGCAGGCGTTGACGTCTCGATGGTCGCGCCCAAGGCCCCCGGCCACCGCGTCCGCGAGGTCTTCACCGAAGGCGGCGGCGTACCCGGCCTCGTCGCCGTCGAGCAGGACGCCAGCGGCAACGCGCTCGCACTCGCCCTCAGCTACGCCAAGGGCATCGGCTGCACCCGCGCCGGCGTGCTCGAGACCACCTTCACCGAAGAGACCGAGACCGACCTCTTCGGCGAACAGGCCGTCCTCTGCGGCGGCACCAGCGCGCTCGTCAAGGCAGGCTTTGAGACCCTCGTCGAGGCCGGCTACCAGCCCGAGCTCGCCTACTTCGAGGTCCTCCACGAGCTCAAGCTCATCGTCGACCTCATGTACCGTGGCGGCCTCGAATACATGCGCTACTCCATCTCCGACACCGCCGAGTGGGGCGACTACGTCACCGGCCCACGCATCGTCACCGCCGAAACCAAGAAGGCCATGAAGGACGTCCTCTCCGACATCCAGAGCGGCAAGTTCGCCGAGCGCTTCATCGCCGACCAGAACTCCGGCCGCAAGGAATTCGAAGCCTTCCGCGCCAAGGAGCGTGGCCATCAGATCGAGAAAGTCGGGGCCGACCTTCGCAAGTCGATGCCGTTCCTCGATCCCGTCGTCGTCAAGGATGGAGCTGTAGTTAAGGCCTGA
- the tnpA gene encoding IS200/IS605 family transposase yields MPQSFAFVLVHLVFSTKDRWPFINADVRPALHAYLATVARDAGCECFRVGGVADHVHIALRLSRTTNVAELVKQLKSVSSQWIKMQAPELKKFAWQRGYAAFSVGPTDLGALVEYIAGQEEHHRKRSFQDEMRAFLKRYGVEFDERYVWD; encoded by the coding sequence ATGCCCCAATCGTTCGCCTTTGTTCTGGTGCATCTGGTCTTCAGTACAAAAGATCGCTGGCCTTTCATCAATGCGGATGTCCGCCCTGCCCTTCATGCGTACCTTGCCACGGTTGCCCGTGATGCCGGGTGCGAATGTTTCCGGGTTGGTGGAGTTGCAGACCATGTTCACATCGCTTTGCGTCTGTCGCGGACGACGAATGTTGCGGAGTTGGTGAAGCAGTTGAAATCCGTTTCGTCGCAATGGATTAAGATGCAGGCGCCCGAGTTGAAGAAATTTGCCTGGCAGCGAGGATACGCGGCATTTTCTGTAGGGCCTACGGATTTGGGCGCGTTGGTCGAGTACATCGCTGGGCAAGAGGAGCATCATCGTAAGCGTTCGTTTCAGGATGAGATGCGTGCGTTTCTGAAGCGGTATGGTGTTGAGTTTGATGAGCGATATGTTTGGGATTAG